The following proteins come from a genomic window of Canis lupus dingo isolate Sandy chromosome 20, ASM325472v2, whole genome shotgun sequence:
- the GADD45B gene encoding growth arrest and DNA damage-inducible protein GADD45 beta — translation MTLEELVACDNAAQKMQTVSAAVEELLVAAQRQDRLTVGVYESAKLMNVDPDSVVLCLLAIDEEEEDDIALQIHFTLIQSFCCDNDIDIVRVSGMQRLAQLLGEPAETQGTAEARDLHCLLVTNPHTDAWKSHGLVEVASYCEESRGNNQWVPYISLQER, via the exons ATGACGCTGGAAGAGCTCGTGGCGTGCGACAACGCGGCGCAGAA gaTGCAGACCGTGAGCGCCGCGGTGGAGGAGCTGCTGGTGGCCGCGCAGCGCCAGGACCGCCTCACCGTGGGGGTGTACGAGTCAGCCAAGTTGATGAATGT GGACCCTGACAGCGTGGTCCTGTGCCTGCTGGCCattgatgaggaggaggaggacgacaTCGCCCTGCAGATCCACTTCACGCTCATCCAGTCCTTCTGCTGTGACAACGACATCGACATCGTCCGGGTGTCAGGCATGCAGCGCCTGGCCCAGCTGCTGGGAGAGCCGGCGGAGACCCAGGGCACCGCCGAGGCCCGAGACCTGCACTGCCTCCTGGTCACG AACCCTCACACAGACGCCTGGAAAAGCCACGGCCTGGTGGAGGTAGCCAGTTACTGCGAAGAGAGCCGAGGGAACAACCAGTGGGTTCCCTACATCTCCCTCCAGGAGCGCTGA